Genomic window (Culex pipiens pallens isolate TS chromosome 3, TS_CPP_V2, whole genome shotgun sequence):
cgagaatgTGTTACAAAAATtgaagcggccagccctactgtgttgtgtttaccgcagagaggattttgtgaacggatcacattgcACAGAATCTACAAGGGATGAAGGATACGTGggcataccgtaccaaacgctcaaGTTTGATTcgcttgaaaaaattaaataattagtcAAGTTGAAGCGCGACTGTTGACACCACAagctaaagaaaaaaaatagtttgttcaGTACGATACTCTGTTTGGCAGCTTCACAAgaagaataaaagaaaaactcgACAAAGACAAACTTTTGTCCGGGAAAAGAGAGCAACTATTTGCAAAACGAAAAACCACCCCCAaatgtgtttcattttttataacagaacaaaaaaaaaacagtaaatcaACCGCGGTAGGTACATTTTTTAGCAAAACGCAAACCAGTAAccaaatttttttgtcaaattaccacataaaaaaactgaagaattccgtaaaaaaaaaacacacaaaccaCTCTACAAAAACGCTGTGCtagttacattttatttttttttgctgtgtggcgAGACGAAATCTCACTCGCTGCTGTCGCGCGTTTTCGAGGGTGAAACACGCGCGGTGTGTAAAATTCAGACCAACTAATTaactttattaaattattatttaccGGATAATATGAGTGTGTCGGTGAGAAATCacgcacggaaaaaaaaaaatctgcgggAGGAAGGTGGAAACTGGACGATGTTTCTCTGTACATAGTAACGAATAGGACTAatggaaacgaaaaaaaaaagaagaaggagAAGATGATGAAAAAATAGCGGAATGAGAAAAGTGAAAACAATACGTTTATGTAAGCCGTAAGCTCTAGGGACAGATAaaggaagaaagaaaaaagcgTAGAAAGTAGCGAGTAACtagaaaagtaaataaatgaaaataaacaagtaaattaattaaattaattactaAAAGCGTAGCCAGTAAGATAAGTAAAGTAAAACCAACTAAGTAAGACAAATTGataagaaataataaaaaaatacaaaaaaatgctaccagcaaacaaaaaaaaacaacaactctGAACTGCAAACAAAACGTCTGCAACGGAAAAAGAAAATCCCTTCAAAAGGTAAACTTTGCACTCGTGAACCTCTTTTTTCTATAGGTTTTCATCCCCCCCGGAGAAACGAAAGGCAATCTCGCTGGTCAAATAAATGTCACGCCAAAACAACCAACCGAACCTGTGTTTTTCACTGAATTGCCAGTTTCGCTTTGTTCCCTTGGGCCGGAATTGTGTCACGTGCGTAACATTCCAAAAAAAGGGAACGAAcgaaaaagaaacaagtttcGTACCAACATGACACATTTATCCCCCCTCCCTCTTAAACATACACCAAAacttaaacattaaacaaaaaacaaacaaaacataacAATGCATTAAAAGAACTGAGCGGAATAACAATATTTAACAAACACACAGAATAACACAACACTCACACAGAACAGACACACAAATACATTGTAGAATTTAGAAAGatccgaaaaaaaagaaagaaaagggaACTTCTTCCACTGAACAAagcaaaccgaaaaaaaagagaaaataaaaaccaaaacagAAAGAAAGAGGAAATTCTGTTCTTTAATCAATAATCGaagcagtaaaaaaaaagtaaacaagtaCTATGATTAacgcaaaacaagaaaaaacaaccctaaattaatatatttatacaccgaagaagaaaaagaagaagcgcGAGTGTGCGAGTGCGGATTCAAAAGGGGAAAAGGGAAATTGAGAAAGAACCCAAAAAAgcctgaacagaaaaaaaaaacggtcgaGAAAAGAAaggtgaaaaaacataaaaaagcagACGACGAGCGAAGCAAGCCATGAATCAATAAtgtgacaaaacaaaaaatgacatttgtaaaaaaacatatgaaaagtaaaaccaaaaaaaaatattagcgaAAAATTCAGGAGCAAACAagaaagcaagcaaaaaaaatttagacataaagcaaacaaaaaaatctgacaTATTATTGATTTTGGGTGCGCGAGCGAGAGAGGAAAcatagaaatagagaaaaagAAGCGTTGTAACCGAAAAGTAGCAATAACCATTTGAGGAGAAACTGAGCAGAGGTGTAAAGTGAGCGTGTGAAGAAGAGTGTGtttgagcgagagagagagagagagtgcgtGTGAGAAAGAGAGTAAGGCAGTAATAAAGAAGGCaaacagaaaacaaagaaaaaacaaacacataaaaacacaaacacacatatgATGTAGATTGGAAATCACTGAAAGTGGCGCGCTAGCgagagaaaaaagagaaaaacacAAATGAAAGAAGCAAAaacgacagaaaaaaaaacagatacaaAAAAACAGTACTAATTGAaggacaacaaaaaacaaatgtgGAAAAGGTGGAAACCATTGACGGAAAAAATAAAGACGAGAAAAGAGTGTATTACAGTGAGTGcgagaaataataaaaagtaataaaaaaattctgCCTATTGTCTGTTTAGgaaattttagagaaaattgttccattaattaaattaattgatttaattcttaatatttttgttaattctTCTATtactaaatacttaaattcctaaatgcttaaattctgaaggttcaaaaaatacaaagaaaatcaaaaatgttcgaaaaattcaaataattctaaaaattcaaaaaaaaaataggttcaaacaattcaaaaaaattataaaaattctatcaatcccaaaaattcaaaaaattcaaaaaaaacaaaaaattcaaaaaaaataaaagaaaattaaaaaaaatctagaaaatataaaaattctaaaaactctaaaaattctaaaaattttaaaaattctaaaaaatttaaaaattctgaaaattctaaaaattcttaacattctaaaaattctaaaaattctaaacattctaaaaattctaaaaattctaaaaattctaaaaattctaaaaattctaaaaattcttaaaattcttacaattctcaaaattctaaaaaatctaaaaattcaaaaaaaaataatttttaaaaattcttaaaaatttttaaaatgtttaaaattcttaaaattattaaaattcttaaaattattaaaattcttaaaattcttaaaatttttaaaatttttaaaattcttaaaatttttaaagttcttaaaattcttaaatttcttaaatttcttaaaattcttaaaattcttaaaattcttaaaattcttaaaattcttaaaattcttaaaattcttaaaattcttaaaattcttaaaattcttaaaattattaaaattattaaaattcttaaaattcttaaaattcttaaagttcttaaaattcttaaaattcttaaaattcttaaaattcttaaaattcttaaaattcttaaaattcttaaaattcttaaaattcttaaaattcttaaaattcttaaaattcttaaaattcttaaaattcttaaaattcttaaaattcttaaaattttataaaattcttaaaattcttaaaattcttaaaattcttaaattttttaaaattcttaaaattcttaaaattcttaaaaatcttaaaattcttaaaattcttaaaattcttaaaatccttaaatttcttaaaattcttaaaattcttaaaattcttaaaattcttaaaattcttaaaattcttaaaattcttaaaattcttaaaattcttaaaattcttaaaattcttaaaattcttaaaattcttaaaattcttaaaattcttaaaattcttaaaatttttaaaattcttaaaattcttaaaattcttaaaaatcttaaaattcttaaaattcttaaaattcttaaaatccttaaatttcttaaaattcttaaaattcttaaaattcttaaaattcttaaaattcttaaaattcttaaaattcttaaaattcttaaaattcttaaaattcttaaaattcttaaaattcttaaaattcttaaaattcttaaaatttttaaaattcttaaaattccaaaaatcaaaaaattcttaaaattctaaaaagctaaaaatcaaaaaaaaatcaaaggatgATAAAGACCCTTGAAAATaccataaaattaaacaaaatcaaaaaaaaatctaaaaatttaaaagatcaaaaaatgcaaaatttagaaaattaaaaaaataccttaaaaggtgaaaaaaaaatacaaaaatcaaataaaactaaaaaaataaaaaaaattaaaaaattcaaaaacgataatttttttgaattctagaaatattttgtttttcaaatcaaacaagttatgaaatttttaaaaattattaaaattctgaaaaatctaaatattttgaatttttttaatttatgaaaccaaaatttgagaataattaaaatttcgtgattagattatccgaagtaaaattACGAAATAATCGCacccagaaaaatattttgtagaatcagcctgtacgaggtttgattcaacaaattttttgttgaatattatcaacgccgattttgcgttgaaacaaaccttgatattctcaattccacaaaaatcttttgttgttttgaaaaaaaaaatgctttgacgtttagcgttgattcaacaaaaatcttgattttcaaatcaacaaaacgttttgttgattcaaatatgccttatttttctgcgtgcgagTACGAattgtgtttaatttttcaatttcctaGTGTCGTGATCGTGGACtttcttttatattaaaaaaaattacagaatttttcaatgcatgtattttttaatttctaaatttttgattctcaaaatgttcaatttatgatttcaaaacttaagattcaaatttaagattttcaaaatttctaaaattaaaaaaaatcaattggattctattttttttgaaattttgaaatctaaattttttaagttctaaatatttttttcaatttcagaataatgtatttttttgccaCTAAATTGTTATGGCTTTTTCTCTCCTTTCacttaattttgagaaaaatccaaACACGTCCTTTTTATATTCGGCATTTTAAGATTCTGCGTTTTGAGATTCGACTTTGTGAGGCTATACATTATTTTGTCGAACAACAAAAATGTTATAACGTTTTCCTTTTCTGCTGCGTACCACTTAAAAGAATCATTTTTTAACCGCATTTTTGGAATTTGACGTTCCTTCTGAGTATTTTACAGACTTTATAAAACCAAGATCTGATGTTTTCCGGTTTTCGTGTGTCCGATGGCATAACATGATCTTGTCACCGAAACCGGTGTTTGGTATGAAAACGGTGAGGATCGCGTGCTAATAATTGATATGGATTGGAGAAAAAAATCCCTATCACGGATGTGAACTTCAAGTAGGGTAggaatgtaaaatgcattttacatacACTTCTAGTACTTGAAGCAATGATACGAGCATTACCTACTCCAACTTTTTCTAATCGATTTAATGTTGAACAGAGGAATCGCTTTCAGCATTCGCCTCTTTCATCAGGTTGTCGGAAACGGTCAGATAGATAGATTTCGCAAACACAATCAGTTGATCGGTAAGGTTATCCTCCAATCCCCATTTTCAGGTTTGGATAAGTTACGAGTTGTCTTCTGTTTCCTTTTCAACATGCTCTGGCTCTATTAAAAACATTCTCCACCAGAACTTCAAGAAACGTTTACGCCAGTTAACAATTTCCTCCTCTATTTTTCCCGGTGACAGCCTTCTTGTCTCGTGCATCAAGTATGTATTCCCACACTATCTACATAATGGAATGCTATCAAGTCCATGTTTCCCTTCAAGTGTTCGAGCGCTGTTTGGCGTTCGGTGTTCAACTCTGTTCCAATACGATGGTCGTTCTATAAAAAAGCGATCTGCTCGCTCTTTGTAATCCGGTACTTTGCGCTTCTTGATATTTGAGCAACATGCCTTctttcattagagaagcaggcaactCGCAGCGATAATTGGCTTTGTCTTAAATGTATTGAGAATATTGTCGTGACTTTTGCCGTTTCCCCTTTTTCTTCAGGAAAGAAGCTGTTCGTTCGGAACTGGATCCACAGGAACACACGAAAAGCTTCTGTGCTGCTTGCATCTTGGCTCTCATGAGCAGACTCCTTCCACTGCAAACGATTTATATCCGCCAACTCTGAGTTCCAAAGTGCCCCTAGAACCACTATCGGGACACTTCTGATACAACCAACACATTTAGAACCAGTTAACGCCATAAAAAGcgtattttcttgaaactttAATTCGTTTGAATtgaaacatgctaaaaaaaagTGACAGCGAAAAAACAGTCCGACCGCGCACACAGTTTACTTCGATCTATGTATCAACTCTTGATCGGTTTCTTGGTGGTGACGGCTTTTCGTAATAGGAATTTCTTGGTTGATACAAAAGTAGCTTGCTACGATAACAGTTAAAAGTCAAACATTTattcttcaatttaaaaattacgcgTCTAAAATGTCATCCAGCCACGCCTGAATATCTTCCTTGGTTTCACTCGTCGTCGCCCCATCTTTCTGTGCCGTGGCCTTTGCCGCTTGTGATTGTCCGTTCTccttgctactgctgctgctttgTTCCGCAACGGGCACAACCTCTTCTTCAATCGGAACCACATCAACCGGCGCCGACGGAGCTGCATTTGCATAACTTCCGGTCACGTTAGGATCGTGCCGCAGCTCGGGCGGCAGGGCCATGGGGCCAATAAGGCAGGGCACTGGTCTTGGGGGAGGCGCTGGTTGAACCACCTCTTGGGGTGGCTCCGGCCCGGGCGGAAGCGCATCCGGACCGATAAGGCACTTGACCGGGGGCGGTATCACCCGGGGAACAGGTTCCGACATCTTCCCGGCTTGTTGTTTCTGGCAATAGTCCTGGTACTTTTTCGTTTCGAACGACGCCTTCAAGCTCATGGAATCGACCTCCCGCTTGGAGAACAGTTCCGCCGGATAACCGTTGCGTTCGTGAAACGGGATCGTCCCCAGGCACAGGTTCAGCTGCTTGCTGTCGATCCGAAAGTGCCGCCCGCTGACGATGGCCGTCTGATCTTCGGCCCAGTGTTTTTCGGTGCTCAGAAAGAAGTGGCCACTTGCGGAAGGGGGAAGCTGCAGCAGCTTCTCGAGGTCGGCGGCGTGCAGCTGAGCGTCGTCCTCGTCACTGGAGTCGCCAAGTCCGGCCGCCGGGGGAAGATCCCGATCGCGGCTCCAGTTGGGCTCGATTGGCCGCCGCGAGTAAGGATCGTCGTAGACGATTAGCGGCGCGGAACTCGGCGGTGCTGCTGCCGGCTTCTGGTCCTTCTTGGAAGATTTGTCCTTTCCAGCTGCTGCTGCCGACGGAGGTGGCTTCTTGTGGTGCTTGTCCTGGCGACGTTTGTTCTACAACGGAGACGAAGAATCTATTGAAAACAAACCCACTTCAGTCAACCTTTGTCACGCGAATGACTCACCGCTCGATcttttttatccatttttttcgagaaattcaGTCAtgcgccgctgctgctgctgtttaaaCGAGATGCTGACTCAGGCGAAAGACACAACAATCAAAGTTATTAACGATCATTAGCAAgcgaaaataaattattccacCTGTGAGGAAACAAACGCGCGCGggctgtttgtcaatggaaacGTTTGTAAACAAATGCCAGCCGCATTCGCAGGTGACACATGGGCGAGGGCATTGGCGGTACACTTGGGAGGGGCTCCATTACGCACTAGGGTGAttcattgacaaaaaaaaaacaaaaaaacataatgaAAATAGGTAAAAAAGTGAGcgagtatttttatatttctgtaatattttgatatttatttgtaattctgcattttttatattttgtatttttaaaattttgtgatttttaggtTTATATTatgtttgttatttttagatttggtaattttgtcaatttgtaattgtgtaattttgtttatttttattttatattttagcaatgtttcgatttttttaagttgtaattttgtaattttgttatttggtgattttttaataaaggaaTTTTTGATTAGTAATTGATAaagttataatttatttttgtgatttcataattttgttttgttagatttttgttgtttagttattttgcaatttatcatttttgtggtTTTGAATAGGGCCCTAAAGCcccctgtgattttttttatgtacaacggtacaAAACACGgttgaaaaccatttctgatcactttttttatattaatgcaaaaaaataaatttacccgacaacattttttcgttgGATCAACTTTGGTCCCCTTGGAAGCTGTTAAGAAAGACCTAAGaccttttctttcaagaagggCAActatatgtaatttttttttaaatttaatttaaaatccattttaaatcctttgttacgagcattttgcaattttgttactttgatatttttgtaatttataaacatcgttattttgcaattttgcatgtttttttttaataatttggttattatggtattttttgtttttgtcactatgaaatttagtaattttgtgtttttttcagtaaatatatatttttaaaatatggtatttgttttcttttgtgttttttaaatgttcaattttttttttgtaattatgttattttatacttttgactttttttttatttttccagtttcatttttttaaatagtattgtgtgtttttgttttttttgtattttttttatcctgTGTTAAACTAAAACTTATCATAATGttattattttggaattttgtgttTCAGCAATTTGGATACActagaattttgttattttgttttaatatgttgtaattttgtattttttttgtaatttttgtaatttttgtattttttgtaatttttgtaatttttgtaatttttgtaatttttgtaattttataatttttgtattttttgtaatttttgtaatttttgtaatttttgtaatttttgtaatttttgtaatttttgtaatttttgtaatttttgtaatttttgtaatttttgtaatttttgtaatttttgtaatttttgtaatttttgtaatttttgtaatttttgtaatttttgtatttttggtaatttttgtaatttttgtaatttttgtaatttttgtaatttttgtaatttttgtcatttttgtcatttttgtcatttttgtcattttttgtcatttttgtcatttttgtcatttttgtcatttttgtcaatttgtcatttttgtcatttttgtcatttttgtcatttttgtcatttttgtcatttttgtcatttttgtcatttttgtcatttttgtcatttttgtcatttttgtcatttttgtcatttttgtcatttttgtcatttttgtaatttttgtaatttttgtcatttttgtcatttttgtcatttttgtcatttttgtcatttttgtcatttttgtcatttttgtcatttttgtcatttttgtcatttttgtcttttttgtctttttgtctaaatttgtgtatttcaatattttagttttttttatattttggcgttaaaatattttttcaccttgtttatatttttgctgtttttaaattcagtaattatgtatttttgttttttttaatttcttattggtgtaattttgtggtttttaattagtaattttttaaatatttgtatggtGGTTTTGGGATTGTTTAAATTAGTCATTTATTATGTtagaattgttattgtaattttcttggtaattttataatttttcaacttagtaatttgttgtttttatttgtaatttttgaacattttttttggtaatttcgtAAATTCTCAATAATAGAAttattctagattaaattttcaaaacaacctatccctcatgggtttcctatgcagataggaccttttgaaaatttaatcgagaattatagtataattttttaataaattatagaAGATTTTCTAGCTttgcttgaattaaaaaaaaatagatttgtaCTTCTGTATTTTTGGGAttattgaagtatttttttcctgttacaaatctgggtgctgaaaagacagaatgcgtaacgtgattttcgaatgctccccactgctcctcactaatacaactgcactacagctgtaaacataagcaaagtagaaggctatagagctatctaagcccggtctcacacacactagcacaccgtttgttttgctggctggtacaaaatttaacctcaatttttttcgtgtacgtacacgcaatagatgcgcacgtagataactctatgttcAAGCTccagcgtgacatatttttgcctttcttacaaaagaaaggtttaaggtttgcttttggaaaaacgcttttttcagaaatctaaaaaaattcgtgcacggcgaggattcgtcccaggaaaaaatcctattactaaattgtaggtatagatgcgttctttcgattgaattttggcccgaaacccggaactcaaagtctgatttttgagagctctttttctgaaatacatggccgatgtctgtatccgctcttaaaaatttgtgtcttccatcactggaaaaccgctcgtaaaacccacaatttttaaaagccagatctgtagccgtggggtcggagacgaacattttatttttcgattcacaattttcgacccgtaaatgtggtcaaagccatttttggaggtattttttggactattttacagataacactatcaaatttaaagaattcagtttcaaacaaaaaaccattcgaaaacatgcgccataaactgtttgggcccaaaatttgaagcttttccaaaatgtatttccagagatatagcgattttagtgtttttcgtcttatttttacccttttttttcctattaaatttttggatttatacaaaatcatatactgaacatcaaattcaaagtcccagcccattctcgatcgaaagcatttgggatgaattgtattcgagtcAATTTTGGTgttgatcagacggttggttcaaacgttatagctgtatgatttttctttatatacagagtaaatttctcaaaaaaggtaaagggtcattcagaataattctccccaaggatttatttgtaatttcacttaaatttatctttctaactgagtgttcacgactcgatcaaacttcccagcaaattttacatcgattggattccgcacttttatttgagagcgtttgactttttgcctttcttacaaaagaaaggtttaaggtttgcttttggaaaaacgcttttttcagaaatctaaaaaaattcgtgcacggcgaggattcatcccaggaaaaaatcctattactaaattgaaggtttagatgcgttctttcgattgaattttggcccgaaacccggaactcaaagtctgatttttgagagctctttttctgaaatacatggccgatgtctgtatccgctcttaaaaatttgtgtcttccatcactggaaaaccgctcgtaaaacccacaatttttaaaagccagatctgtagccgtggggtcggagacgaacattttatttttcgattcacaattttcgacccgtaaatgtggtcaaagccatttttggaggtattttttggactattttacagataacactatcaaatttaaagaattcagtttcaaacaaaaaaccattcgaaaacatgcgccataaactgtttgggcccaaaatttgaagcttttccaaaatgtatttccagagatatagcgattttagtgtttttcgtcttatttttacccttttttttcctattaaatttttggatttatacaaaatcatatactgaacatcaaattcaaagtcccagcccattctcgatcgaaagcatttgggatgaattgtattcgagtcaattttggtattgatcagacggttggttcaaacgttatagctgtatgatttttctttatatacagagtaaatttctcaaaaaaggtaaagggtcattcagaataattctccccaaggatttatttgtaatttcacttaaatttatctttctaactgagtgttcacgactcgatcaaacttcccagcaaattttacatcgattggattccgcacttttatttgagagcgtttgactttttgcctttcttacaaaagaaaggtttaaggtttgcttttggaaaaacgcttttttcagaaatctaaaaaaattcgtgcacggcgaggattcatcCCAGGAAAAAaacctattactaaattgaaggtttagatgcgttctttcgattgaattttggcccgaaacccggaactcaaagtctgatttttgagagctctttttctgaaatacatggccgatgtctgtatccgctcttaaaaatttgtgtcttccatcactggaaaaccgctcgtaaaacccacaatttttaaaagccagatctgtagccgtggggtcggagacgaacattttatttttcgattcacaattttcgacccgtaaatgtggtcaaagccatttttggaggtattttttggactattttacagataacactatcaaatttaaagaattcagtttcaaacaaaaaaccattcgaaaacatgcgccataaactgtttgggcccaaaatttgaagcttttccaaaatgtatttccagagatatagcgattttagtgtttttcgtcttatttttacccttttttttcctattaaatttttggatttatacaaaatcatatactgaacatcaaattcgaagtcccggctcgttctcgcccgaaagctcgacaagtcgtcaagtcgaagcttcaacgccagcgcttttacgcttgcgcgttttacgctgtgcgtgaaagtgttctttctggcttctcataattgatcgacaaagtgcaatagcgatacatatttttttaagttaatcatagactaacattatagactgagtaccctttattttttttctaataatgtcaatccaatatgtttttcttgattaaatttaaatgtcttgcgacaaataatgtacttctgaaattaaaaaaaaatggcatttgaggtttagccttaaaagattcgaagcttttggtaaaattctcactggatggtatcattatgtttttgaaaaaataattgcaccaatatatttctcggagtttcatcattttgtaagaaaggcactatttcacctctggtgatattaaatcgggtttttgctGCTAAAGTGacttattttgaaacattttgaatctattgatgttaaattttttgctgaaaaattaagtgcttctcgcttttttttgttcgtagac
Coding sequences:
- the LOC120423750 gene encoding uncharacterized protein LOC120423750; the protein is MDKKDRANKRRQDKHHKKPPPSAAAAGKDKSSKKDQKPAAAPPSSAPLIVYDDPYSRRPIEPNWSRDRDLPPAAGLGDSSDEDDAQLHAADLEKLLQLPPSASGHFFLSTEKHWAEDQTAIVSGRHFRIDSKQLNLCLGTIPFHERNGYPAELFSKREVDSMSLKASFETKKYQDYCQKQQAGKMSEPVPRVIPPPVKCLIGPDALPPGPEPPQEVVQPAPPPRPVPCLIGPMALPPELRHDPNVTGSYANAAPSAPVDVVPIEEEVVPVAEQSSSSSKENGQSQAAKATAQKDGATTSETKEDIQAWLDDILDA